A stretch of the bacterium genome encodes the following:
- a CDS encoding HD domain-containing protein, with protein MNFSRQVRDSVHGFIQWSKEELDLVETQAFQRLRRIHQLACAQYVYPGATHTRFEHSLGVFHVAGRLGRELKLTEDELKLVRLAGLLHDIGHGPFSHVSEDTLERYCDRAKLCIGEKDKIHERVTADVIRFDAGIARHLSGARRDEVVRLLDQGHGDRVLKDIVSGTLDADKMDYLLRDSLYCGVRYGMYDLDQLIISLTTMPGDRGREMVVDEDGTHAVEQFVLAKYYIYSQVYAHKVRLVTDAMINRALRLGIDEDEVEELRQVYAYDGSERYIAEYLQWDDEKLLRDFTNKEKYDGTKVCELLTRLRQRRLYKQAYHMQVANVPDAATRDALDGVEPDDKRLAALEEAVVAALAKKPHEVIISVYEIKNVKRAAHSERSVLVKSEAGPRPLEEESVLFKSINEKMAEKYLDCYVAADYLDEHDKSELRKKVRGVVDAELPRVFCEQEEGVK; from the coding sequence GTGAACTTCAGCCGGCAGGTTCGGGACTCGGTCCACGGCTTCATTCAATGGTCCAAAGAGGAGCTCGACTTGGTGGAGACTCAGGCGTTCCAGCGACTCAGGAGGATTCACCAGCTCGCCTGCGCCCAGTATGTCTACCCAGGTGCCACCCATACTAGGTTTGAGCACTCCCTCGGTGTATTCCACGTCGCCGGCAGGCTGGGCCGCGAACTCAAACTGACCGAGGACGAACTGAAGCTCGTCCGTTTGGCCGGGCTACTGCACGACATCGGGCATGGCCCATTCTCGCACGTCTCTGAGGATACGCTGGAGCGATACTGCGACCGTGCCAAGCTCTGCATCGGCGAGAAGGACAAGATCCACGAGCGCGTGACTGCAGACGTGATACGCTTCGACGCCGGAATCGCCAGGCACCTGTCGGGCGCGCGTAGAGATGAGGTGGTCCGACTTCTAGACCAGGGTCACGGCGACCGTGTCCTGAAGGACATAGTCTCCGGGACACTCGACGCAGACAAGATGGACTACTTGCTGCGAGATAGTCTTTACTGCGGGGTTCGGTACGGGATGTATGATCTCGACCAACTCATCATTTCCTTAACCACAATGCCAGGTGACCGTGGTCGGGAAATGGTCGTGGACGAGGACGGCACTCACGCGGTTGAGCAGTTCGTACTCGCCAAGTACTACATATACTCGCAGGTATACGCGCACAAGGTGCGCCTAGTGACTGACGCGATGATCAACCGTGCGCTGCGGTTGGGTATTGATGAGGACGAAGTCGAGGAGTTGCGGCAAGTCTATGCTTACGATGGTTCTGAACGCTACATTGCCGAGTATCTGCAGTGGGACGATGAAAAGCTCCTGCGTGACTTCACCAACAAGGAGAAGTACGACGGGACGAAAGTCTGCGAGTTGCTTACAAGGCTCCGGCAGAGGCGTTTATACAAGCAGGCATACCATATGCAGGTGGCCAACGTTCCGGATGCGGCTACGAGGGACGCACTAGATGGCGTCGAGCCAGACGACAAACGACTTGCGGCGCTGGAGGAAGCGGTCGTCGCGGCACTTGCAAAGAAACCCCACGAGGTCATAATCTCGGTGTACGAGATCAAGAACGTGAAACGGGCAGCACATTCCGAGCGGAGCGTTCTAGTCAAATCGGAGGCCGGGCCGCGTCCGCTCGAAGAGGAGTCTGTGTTGTTCAAGTCCATAAACGAGAAGATGGCGGAGAAATATCTCGACTGCTACGTAGCGGCCGATTACTTGGACGAACATGACAAGTCCGAACTGCGAAAGAAGGTCCGAGGCGTAGTCGACGCAGAGCTCCCTCGGGTATTTTGCGAACAGGAGGAAGGTGTAAAGTGA